The DNA sequence TGGCAGTAAGAAAACAGTTCAACTCATAGGAAACTTCTTTACTTTCTCTAAAAGAAGTGGTTCTGATTTTGGGGGCGGCTGTGGTCCAAATCCAACTCCCGGCTGTTGTGGATAAAAATTAAAAAGAAACGGATTCTATTCTTATGTACCGATAATTCTTGTAGAAGTCAGATGGCCTAAGGATTGTTAAGGCATCTGGCAAGGGACAAGTTTGATGTTTTTAGTGCAGGAGTTAAATCGACGCAGGTAAATCCATTGGCTATGAAAGTGATGGATGAGATTGGGATAGATATTTCAAAACAAAGGTCAAAATCTGTTAAAGAATTTTTAAGCCAGCAATTTGATTATGTGATTACTGTTTGTGACTATGCCAGGGAAGCGTGCCCGGTATTTCCGGGTAAATATGAGAAGATACACTGGGATTTAGAAGACCCTGCTCGAGTTCAAGGAACAGAAGAGGAAAAACTTCTCATCTTTA is a window from the bacterium genome containing:
- a CDS encoding zinc ribbon domain-containing protein; its protein translation is MPTYEYLCQDCEKKFDVKATIKEKEKGLKVSCPECGSKKTVQLIGNFFTFSKRSGSDFGGGCGPNPTPGCCG
- a CDS encoding arsenate reductase ArsC, coding for MLRHLARDKFDVFSAGVKSTQVNPLAMKVMDEIGIDISKQRSKSVKEFLSQQFDYVITVCDYAREACPVFPGKYEKIHWDLEDPARVQGTEEEKLLIFRKVRNQIKENILKFLNLSKDKAKLKCPLCGYIQEVIIPQNSCLYFYECKTCHKMISPAPGSCCVICAYSDKTCHAPMNPAPV